A genomic stretch from Microbacterium luteolum includes:
- a CDS encoding ABC transporter permease: MASTTATQAILIRSARSDNPWVSFLVRRGGQFVLSVWVLVTAAFLMIHLVPGDPVRAALGMNAPVELVEARRAALGLDEPLFVQYLRYIGGLFTGDMGTSMITGQPVADIITTRLPATLQLALLAVVLVLLVSVPLGVTMAVATRGGRRRGLELAFATGSVILAAIPEFLLAVGLVYVFAVSLGWFPIAGNTAPFALVLPVIALSVAPIAVFSRIIRVEVLSVLNQDFIRTARAKRLAPRRIYSRHALPNAMTATLTLTGLLLTGMVAGTVLVENVFAWPGLGTMIVQSILTKDYSVVQGIVLVYGIGVLIVNLVIDVILALLDPRSTIREA, encoded by the coding sequence CCTGGGTGTCCTTCCTGGTCCGGCGCGGCGGGCAGTTCGTGCTGTCGGTGTGGGTGCTGGTCACGGCTGCCTTCCTCATGATCCACCTGGTGCCGGGCGACCCGGTCCGCGCTGCGCTCGGGATGAACGCTCCGGTGGAGCTCGTCGAGGCGCGCCGCGCCGCGCTCGGGCTCGATGAGCCGCTCTTCGTGCAGTATCTCCGCTACATCGGCGGCCTGTTCACCGGCGACATGGGCACGTCCATGATCACCGGCCAGCCGGTCGCCGACATCATCACCACCCGGCTGCCTGCGACTCTGCAGCTCGCTCTGCTCGCGGTCGTGCTGGTGCTGCTGGTCTCCGTCCCTCTCGGGGTGACGATGGCCGTCGCGACCCGCGGCGGCCGGCGTCGCGGCCTGGAGCTGGCCTTCGCGACCGGATCGGTGATCCTCGCCGCGATCCCCGAGTTCCTCCTCGCCGTCGGCCTCGTCTACGTCTTCGCGGTGTCGCTCGGCTGGTTCCCCATCGCCGGCAACACCGCCCCGTTCGCCCTCGTGCTCCCGGTGATCGCCCTCTCGGTCGCACCGATCGCGGTGTTCTCGCGCATCATCCGGGTCGAGGTGCTTTCCGTCCTCAACCAGGACTTCATCCGCACCGCCCGGGCCAAGCGACTCGCGCCACGCCGGATCTACTCGCGCCACGCGCTGCCGAACGCCATGACTGCGACTCTCACCCTCACCGGACTGCTGCTGACGGGCATGGTCGCCGGCACCGTGCTGGTCGAGAACGTCTTCGCCTGGCCGGGCCTCGGCACCATGATCGTGCAGTCGATCCTGACCAAGGACTACTCGGTCGTCCAGGGGATCGTCCTCGTCTACGGCATCGGCGTCCTCATCGTGAATCTGGTGATCGACGTGATCCTCGCGCTCCTCGACCCTCGCTCCACCATCCGGGAGGCATGA